The following coding sequences are from one Tolumonas lignilytica window:
- a CDS encoding GntR family transcriptional regulator, translated as MLYKDIAKKLRFRINSDEFAIGDVLPTERQLMEEYQASRVSIRKAIDELVTLDLIEKKQGSGTYIKQKEIVHLMNPLQSGLESSKERGQTISSDVLEFAIIYPDDEIANRLKLTTADRVYHTKRLRKINGRPQIIEESFMPVHLFPELTIRTLERSKFEYIEKGLRLIIEGSYQEFSPVLPNKEEEKLLNLQGREPILQITSLSNFQDGTIFDYSIMKFKASEYLHAMYVNRSTQGPLLSEKKS; from the coding sequence GTGTTATATAAAGATATTGCCAAAAAATTACGGTTTCGCATCAATTCTGATGAATTTGCCATCGGTGATGTCTTACCCACTGAACGTCAGCTCATGGAAGAATATCAGGCCAGCCGGGTTTCGATCCGTAAAGCGATTGATGAACTGGTGACTTTAGATCTCATAGAAAAAAAGCAGGGTAGCGGAACCTACATCAAGCAAAAAGAAATCGTACATCTGATGAATCCACTGCAGAGTGGTCTGGAAAGTTCCAAGGAAAGAGGACAAACCATAAGCAGTGATGTTCTGGAATTTGCCATCATCTATCCTGACGATGAAATTGCCAATCGGCTAAAACTGACTACCGCAGACCGCGTCTATCACACCAAACGGTTACGGAAAATAAATGGGCGACCCCAGATCATCGAAGAAAGTTTTATGCCTGTCCATCTATTCCCTGAGCTGACAATTCGTACGCTGGAACGTTCAAAATTTGAATATATTGAAAAAGGTCTTAGATTGATTATTGAAGGCAGTTATCAGGAGTTTTCTCCCGTGCTACCCAATAAAGAAGAAGAAAAACTATTAAATTTGCAGGGTCGTGAACCCATTTTGCAAATCACGTCATTATCAAACTTTCAAGACGGTACCATTTTCGATTACAGCATCATGAAATTTAAAGCCAGTGAGTATTTGCACGCGATGTATGTGAACCGTAGTACTCAAGGCCCCCTGCTATCAGAAAAGAAAAGCTGA
- a CDS encoding iron-containing alcohol dehydrogenase has product MNNFTFRNPTRIHFGKGQIAKIQEEIPADARVLITYGGGSIKKNGVLDQVHAALANITFFEFGGIEPNPHFETLMKAVELVRRENITYLLAVGGGSVVDGTKFIAGAAFYDGDPVEILYTRAAKVSKALPIGCVLTLPATGSEMNGNAVVTRWETKDKMGMFSELMRPTFSILDPETTYTLPVRQIGNGVVDAIVHIVEQYMTYPVNGKVQDYYAESLLKVLMEEGPKALTDPTNYDVRANIMWAATQALNGTLSLGVPGDWSIHAIGHQITAIYGLDHAQTLAIVLPAVWSYKKNQKKQKLVQYANHVLGLTERDDDLCATQAIEKTREFFEQMGVATRFSAYGLGAEAIPVIVEKLRQHGRLKLGEHGDITPDDVAELLKLSL; this is encoded by the coding sequence ATGAATAATTTCACGTTTCGCAATCCTACCCGCATCCACTTTGGTAAAGGGCAAATCGCTAAGATCCAAGAGGAAATTCCAGCTGATGCCCGTGTCCTGATCACTTATGGTGGTGGCAGTATCAAAAAAAATGGTGTTTTAGACCAGGTACATGCGGCCTTAGCAAACATTACTTTTTTTGAGTTTGGCGGGATTGAACCCAACCCGCACTTTGAAACATTGATGAAAGCGGTAGAGCTGGTCAGACGGGAAAATATCACCTATCTGCTGGCCGTCGGCGGTGGTTCTGTTGTAGATGGCACCAAGTTTATCGCCGGAGCCGCTTTTTATGATGGCGATCCGGTCGAGATACTTTACACACGCGCGGCTAAAGTGAGCAAAGCATTACCGATTGGCTGCGTGCTGACCTTGCCTGCAACCGGTTCTGAAATGAACGGCAATGCCGTGGTCACCCGTTGGGAAACCAAAGACAAGATGGGGATGTTTTCAGAGCTGATGCGGCCAACATTCTCCATTCTTGACCCGGAAACAACCTATACCCTCCCCGTCCGGCAAATTGGTAATGGTGTGGTCGATGCTATTGTTCATATCGTGGAACAATATATGACCTATCCGGTGAATGGAAAAGTACAGGACTACTATGCCGAAAGCCTGTTAAAAGTCCTGATGGAAGAAGGCCCGAAAGCACTGACCGATCCCACCAACTATGATGTCCGGGCCAATATCATGTGGGCGGCAACTCAGGCGCTGAATGGGACACTCAGCCTAGGCGTACCCGGTGACTGGTCCATTCATGCCATTGGTCATCAGATCACCGCCATTTACGGGCTGGATCATGCGCAAACATTGGCAATCGTGTTACCTGCTGTCTGGTCTTATAAGAAAAACCAGAAAAAACAAAAACTGGTGCAATATGCCAATCATGTGCTCGGATTAACAGAGCGTGATGACGATCTGTGCGCGACACAAGCCATTGAGAAAACCCGTGAATTTTTTGAACAGATGGGAGTCGCAACACGTTTCTCAGCCTATGGCCTCGGAGCAGAAGCTATCCCTGTCATCGTCGAAAAACTCAGACAACATGGCCGCCTGAAACTGGGCGAGCATGGTGATATTACGCCCGATGATGTGGCCGAACTGTTGAAACTCTCCTTGTAA
- a CDS encoding alpha-glucoside-specific PTS transporter subunit IIBC, which yields MLKLLQRFGGAMFTPVLLFPFAGIVAGLSILLTNPQLIGSIANSDTVWFKLWMIIQEGSWTVFRNMPVIFAIGLPIGLAKTAHARACLAVIVSYLTFNYFIGAILTTWGADFGVNFNQPIGGVSGLTNIAGIKTLDTSIVGSILIAALMTYIHNRFFEKKLPDYLGIFQGTAFVTIIGFIVMLPLAFLTALVWPKVQGGIASLQVFLSHAGALGVWIYTFLERILIPTGLHHFIYGPFILGPAVVEGGIQAYWLQHVAEFANSTRPLIELFPQGGFALHGNSKIFGAIGIASAMYVTAKPENKKKVAGLLIPAVLTAVLVGITEPLEFTFLFVAPFLFAIHAVLAATMAAVMFMNGIVGNMGAGLLEIAVTNWLPMLHNHAMNVVMQIMIGSIFTVIYFFTFKYLILKFDVKTPGREDDVDEIKLFTKADYKNRQQGSASENNNPYEGQALQLLEALGGSGNIAEVNNCATRLRISVKDEHRVMSDAAFRQIGAHGVVRNKDAIQVIIGLSVPQVRDSMENLMKLNA from the coding sequence ATGTTAAAGTTATTACAACGATTCGGTGGTGCCATGTTTACCCCCGTTTTGTTATTTCCCTTTGCGGGAATCGTTGCTGGTTTATCTATTTTATTAACTAATCCGCAATTGATTGGCTCAATTGCTAATTCAGATACGGTTTGGTTTAAATTATGGATGATTATTCAGGAAGGCAGTTGGACTGTATTTCGGAATATGCCGGTTATTTTTGCCATTGGTTTACCCATTGGTTTGGCTAAAACAGCACATGCCCGAGCCTGTTTAGCCGTAATTGTGTCTTATCTGACATTTAATTATTTTATCGGCGCCATATTAACGACCTGGGGAGCTGATTTCGGTGTTAATTTTAATCAGCCAATCGGTGGAGTGAGTGGGCTGACTAATATTGCCGGTATTAAAACATTAGATACCAGTATTGTCGGGTCAATATTAATTGCCGCATTAATGACTTATATCCACAATCGCTTTTTTGAGAAAAAACTACCAGATTATTTAGGTATTTTTCAGGGCACTGCGTTTGTCACTATCATTGGTTTTATTGTGATGTTACCTCTGGCATTTCTGACTGCGTTAGTCTGGCCAAAAGTTCAGGGTGGAATTGCGTCATTACAGGTATTTTTAAGTCATGCGGGTGCATTAGGTGTCTGGATTTATACCTTTCTGGAACGTATTTTGATTCCAACCGGGTTACACCACTTTATTTATGGTCCATTCATTTTAGGCCCTGCCGTTGTCGAAGGCGGTATTCAGGCATACTGGCTGCAACATGTTGCTGAATTTGCTAATTCTACTCGTCCATTGATTGAGTTATTCCCTCAGGGCGGTTTTGCTCTGCATGGTAATTCCAAAATCTTTGGTGCAATCGGCATTGCCAGTGCAATGTATGTGACGGCTAAGCCAGAGAATAAGAAAAAAGTAGCTGGTCTGTTGATTCCGGCGGTGTTGACTGCCGTGCTGGTGGGGATCACTGAGCCGCTTGAATTTACCTTCCTGTTTGTTGCGCCGTTCCTGTTTGCTATCCATGCGGTATTGGCGGCAACCATGGCGGCTGTGATGTTTATGAATGGCATTGTCGGGAATATGGGGGCAGGTTTACTGGAAATCGCAGTCACCAACTGGTTACCAATGCTTCATAACCATGCCATGAATGTCGTTATGCAAATCATGATTGGCAGCATATTTACCGTTATCTATTTCTTCACCTTTAAATATCTGATCTTAAAGTTTGATGTTAAAACGCCAGGTCGGGAAGATGATGTTGATGAAATTAAATTATTCACCAAAGCGGATTATAAAAATCGTCAGCAAGGATCAGCTTCAGAAAATAATAATCCGTATGAAGGGCAGGCTCTGCAATTATTGGAAGCATTAGGTGGTAGTGGAAATATTGCTGAAGTTAATAATTGTGCTACTCGGTTACGTATCAGTGTTAAAGATGAACATCGTGTGATGAGTGATGCTGCTTTCCGTCAAATAGGTGCACATGGTGTGGTCAGAAATAAAGATGCGATTCAGGTGATTATCGGTTTATCTGTGCCGCAAGTGCGCGACAGCATGGAAAATCTGATGAAGTTAAATGCTTAA
- a CDS encoding 6-phospho-alpha-glucosidase, translated as MKKYSVLVAGGGSTFTPGIVLMLLDNLDKFPIKELKFYDNDAARQETIGKACAILIKERAPEVVFSYTTDPREAFSGVDFVMAHIRVGKYPMRELDEKIPLKHGVVGQETCGPGGIAYGMRSIGGVLELVDYMEKYSPNAWMLNYSNPAAIVAEATRRLRPNSKILNICDMPVGIEVRMAEILGLASRKEMIVKYYGLNHFGWYSDIRDKAGNDLMPKLKEHVAKHGYVVHKDIDSQHVEPSWNDTFAKAKDVYALDTNTLPNTYLKYYLFPDYVVEHSNKEYTRANEVMDGREKLVFGECRKIAAQGASSGCALHIDEHASYIVDLARAIAYNTKERMLMIVPNQGSISNFDPTAMVEIPCLVGSTGPEPVQIGSIPQFQLGMMNQQVAVEKLVVEAWVEKSYTKLWQAITLSKTVPSATVAKAILDDLIAANKDYWPELH; from the coding sequence ATGAAAAAATATTCTGTATTGGTCGCTGGTGGTGGTAGTACTTTTACACCTGGTATCGTATTAATGCTGCTGGATAATCTGGATAAATTCCCGATTAAAGAACTGAAATTTTATGATAATGATGCAGCTCGTCAGGAAACCATCGGTAAAGCGTGTGCCATATTAATTAAAGAACGGGCACCAGAAGTGGTGTTCTCTTATACCACTGATCCACGCGAAGCATTCAGTGGTGTCGATTTTGTGATGGCGCATATCCGTGTCGGTAAATATCCGATGCGTGAGCTGGATGAAAAAATCCCGCTGAAACATGGGGTAGTGGGTCAGGAAACCTGTGGCCCAGGTGGTATTGCGTATGGTATGCGTTCTATCGGTGGCGTGCTGGAGCTGGTCGATTATATGGAGAAATATTCACCGAATGCCTGGATGCTGAACTATTCCAACCCTGCTGCGATCGTGGCGGAAGCAACTCGTCGTTTGCGTCCAAATTCTAAGATCCTGAATATCTGCGACATGCCAGTCGGTATTGAAGTGCGCATGGCGGAAATTCTGGGGCTGGCATCACGCAAAGAAATGATTGTGAAATACTACGGCCTGAACCACTTCGGTTGGTACAGCGATATCCGTGACAAGGCGGGTAATGACCTGATGCCTAAGCTGAAAGAGCATGTCGCGAAACACGGTTACGTGGTACATAAAGACATTGATTCTCAGCATGTAGAGCCAAGCTGGAATGATACCTTTGCCAAGGCAAAAGATGTCTATGCATTAGATACCAATACATTACCAAATACCTACCTGAAGTATTACCTGTTTCCAGATTATGTGGTGGAGCACTCCAATAAAGAGTACACCCGTGCGAACGAGGTGATGGATGGTCGTGAGAAGTTGGTGTTCGGCGAGTGCCGCAAGATTGCCGCACAAGGTGCCTCTTCTGGCTGTGCATTGCATATCGACGAACATGCTTCTTACATCGTGGATCTGGCGCGAGCGATTGCCTACAACACCAAAGAACGTATGCTGATGATTGTGCCTAATCAGGGCTCGATCAGTAATTTTGATCCAACCGCGATGGTTGAGATCCCATGTCTGGTTGGAAGCACCGGCCCTGAACCGGTACAGATCGGCTCAATTCCTCAGTTCCAGCTTGGCATGATGAATCAGCAGGTTGCGGTCGAAAAACTGGTCGTTGAAGCGTGGGTTGAGAAATCTTATACCAAGCTGTGGCAGGCAATTACGCTGTCTAAGACAGTACCAAGTGCTACGGTTGCTAAAGCAATCTTGGACGACTTGATTGCTGCCAATAAAGATTACTGGCCAGAACTGCATTAA
- the nuoN gene encoding NADH-quinone oxidoreductase subunit NuoN — translation MLFNSVLFVAELPLLLTTLTAIAVMLSIAWQRNHKQVFFITACGLNAALLSLFWSGSVAPTPVTMLLVVDHYANFYTALILIGSLATVTLARAWLKKFPDNREEFYLLLLLASTGAIVMAQSHHLAALFIGIELMSLPLFGLVGYAFKQRRSLEAAVKYMVLSASATAFLLFGIALIYAQVGSLDIETIGAQLSHLPQVESAHITLLIVGLGMMVIGFGFKLSLVPFHLWTPDVYQGAPAPVTTYLATVSKIAVFAVLLRLFYTIPATDSFFYKLLGGIAFISIIVGNLLALLQSNLKRLLGFSSTAHFGYLLVALIACRLGSLSLEAVALYLVMYLLTSVGSFGVISLMSSPYQERDADELPAYRGLFWRRPVLTSAMTVMFLSLAGIPMTLGFIGKFYILAVGIKFHFWWLTGAIVFGSAVGLYYYLRVISILYLRTPGMPSRDATNDWALTTGGLMVLLSAILVVALGIYPQPLLDLLPLAQLATH, via the coding sequence ATGTTGTTTAATTCTGTACTATTTGTTGCAGAGCTGCCGCTACTACTGACTACATTGACGGCAATCGCCGTCATGCTTTCTATCGCTTGGCAGCGAAATCACAAGCAAGTCTTTTTCATTACCGCATGCGGATTGAATGCGGCACTCCTCAGCCTGTTCTGGTCAGGGAGTGTGGCCCCAACGCCCGTGACGATGTTGCTGGTGGTTGATCATTATGCAAATTTCTATACCGCATTGATCTTGATTGGCTCGCTGGCTACCGTGACATTGGCCCGCGCCTGGCTCAAAAAATTCCCAGATAACCGGGAAGAGTTTTATCTGCTATTGCTGCTGGCTTCCACCGGTGCCATCGTCATGGCTCAATCTCACCATCTGGCGGCGTTGTTTATCGGTATCGAACTGATGTCACTGCCCTTATTCGGTCTGGTTGGCTATGCCTTCAAACAGCGCCGTTCACTCGAAGCTGCGGTGAAATATATGGTGTTATCCGCCAGCGCAACGGCCTTTTTGTTGTTTGGTATTGCCCTGATTTACGCACAAGTCGGCAGTCTGGATATTGAAACCATTGGGGCACAACTATCCCATCTGCCACAAGTTGAAAGTGCCCACATCACTCTGTTGATTGTCGGCCTTGGCATGATGGTGATCGGTTTTGGCTTCAAATTATCACTGGTCCCTTTCCATCTCTGGACACCAGATGTGTATCAGGGCGCGCCAGCACCGGTTACCACCTATCTGGCGACAGTCAGTAAAATTGCGGTGTTTGCCGTGCTGCTGCGGTTGTTCTACACCATTCCGGCAACCGATTCATTTTTTTATAAACTCCTGGGTGGGATCGCCTTTATCTCGATCATTGTCGGTAACTTGCTTGCTTTGCTGCAAAGCAACCTGAAACGTCTGCTGGGCTTCTCGTCTACCGCACATTTTGGTTATTTGTTGGTAGCACTGATTGCCTGTCGACTGGGTTCCTTGTCTTTGGAAGCTGTGGCACTCTATCTGGTGATGTATCTGTTAACATCCGTAGGCAGTTTCGGCGTGATCAGCCTGATGTCCAGCCCCTATCAGGAACGCGATGCCGATGAATTACCAGCCTATCGTGGTCTGTTCTGGCGTCGTCCGGTACTGACATCTGCAATGACTGTTATGTTCCTGTCACTGGCCGGTATTCCAATGACATTAGGCTTCATTGGTAAATTCTACATACTGGCTGTTGGCATCAAATTCCACTTCTGGTGGTTAACCGGAGCCATTGTCTTCGGCAGTGCTGTTGGTCTTTATTACTACCTGCGCGTGATCAGCATTCTCTATCTGCGTACACCGGGAATGCCATCGCGGGATGCCACAAATGACTGGGCGCTCACTACCGGCGGTCTCATGGTGCTGCTCTCCGCCATTTTGGTGGTCGCGCTGGGTATCTATCCGCAACCCTTGTTAGATTTACTGCCGCTGGCGCAACTCGCCACCCATTAA